In the Podospora pseudocomata strain CBS 415.72m chromosome 5, whole genome shotgun sequence genome, one interval contains:
- a CDS encoding hypothetical protein (COG:S; EggNog:ENOG503P00U; antiSMASH:Cluster_11) has protein sequence MNHLLSLSLLGVAALSNPLPQPGPNPNDPNDPFPPLPPDLTFDDIAEFPTFNGTGATMLRFGCHQLVIDRIDPLVNPRAVPSPHQHQIVGGDAFDAYMPLKDIAKRSSCTGCSYSDDFSNYWTSNLYFRARNGSYKRVKQIPNNLQFNDTFATQTEGGLTAYYVSPGQGEQGVKAFKPGFRMFFGDAALRARPTTGFNLSRQTCFRCYTGPGFEGDNLPPCQDPAVDSWGLPQRKCFGIRSNILFPTCWDGVTLDTPDHKSHVAYPLEGPQPFSAFRTAEACPPSHPVKIPQVMLEIVWDTTPFNDPELWPADGSQPFVLSTGDRSGYSQHADYVFGWKGQELQKAMNAGCAAANCPGIKVQSLKKANKCKVKPLVKEKSEGWLSALPGGIQAQ, from the exons ATGAACCACCTCctatccctctccctcctggGAGTAGcagccctctccaaccccctcccccaacccggaccaaaccccaacgaccccaacgaccccttcccccccctaCCCCCCGACCTCACCTTCGACGACATCGCCGAGTTCCCCACCTTCAATGGCACAGGCGCAACAATGCTCCGCTTCGGCTGCCACCAGCTCGTAATCGACCGCATCGACCCCCTCGTCAACCCCCGCgccgtcccctccccccaccagcaccaaatcGTCGGCGGCGACGCCTTCGACGCGTACATGCCCCTCAAGGACATCGCCAAACGCTCCTCCTGCACCGGCTGCTCGTACAGCGACGACTTTAGCAACTACTGGACTTCCAACTTGTACTTCAGAGCACGGAATGGTAGTTACAAACGAGTCAAACAGATTCCGAATAACCTGCAGTTTAATGATACCTTTGCCACGCAgacggagggggggttgacggcATATTATGTCAGTCCTGGGCAGGGGGAGCAGGGTGTGAAGGCTTTCAAGCCGGGGTTTAGGATGTTTTTTGGGGATGCGGCGTTGAGggcgaggccgacgacgGGGTTCAATTTGAGCAGGCAGACTTGTTTCAGGTGTTATACTGGGCcggggtttgagggggatAATCTGCCTCCGTGTCAGGATCCGGCGGTGGATAGTTGGGGGTTGCCGCAGAGGAAGTGTTTTGGGATTAG GAGCAATATCCTGTTTCCGAC CTGCTGGGACGGCGTCACACTCGACACCCCCGACCACAAATCCCACGTCGCCTACCCCCTCGAGGGACCCCAACCATTCAGCGCCTTCCGCACCGCCGAAGCCtgtcctccttctcacccGGTCAAGATCCCTCAGGTCATGTTGGAGATCGTCTGggacaccacccccttcaacgACCCTGAGCTCTGGCCTGCCGACGGCTCTCAGCCGTTTGTCTTGTCGACTGGTGACCGCTCGGGCTACAGCCAACACGCGGATTACGTCTTTGGGTGGAAGGGACAGGAGCTGCAAAAGGCCATGAATGCCGGCTGTGCGGCAGCGAATTGTCCCGGGATCAAGGTGCAGAGtttgaagaaggccaacaagTGCAAGGTGAAgccgttggtgaaggagaagtcCGAGGGGT GGTTGAGTGCGTTGCCTGGTGGGATTCAGGCTCAGTGA
- a CDS encoding hypothetical protein (COG:E; EggNog:ENOG503PERG) produces the protein MIPYSGHIEEKTSLRWRQHFRYTSTPYAASRSDISPNNTDAAMSDQPFPTAAFKQQYHGIEVSFPAGQGDFRSVRNSCAAACRAFNSTPEDADVKIRGEKWLDIVKPNRPKKADGTSAEEGTMVTHDQAITNPTLKATIPFVKPPLWVDYGTRLKVASTTFINRNCVILDTPVADLIIGERCNIGTNCTIVCVGHPVSLEGRRTTKLSTGAPVTIGNDVWIGANVTILPGVSIGNGAVIGAGTVVNCNIPPMTLAVGSPVRLVKALALNEDKPAVLIKTLDESKELTNSLPMEHWDGTDAAFRAAQAAQLAQKSDRRGGSEHQRVEEQQRERLRKSEIVVIAAVTTVVLALLMLFSLFFFAGLYLGESRGCLRSSDL, from the exons ATGATCCCCTACTCTGGTCATATCGAGGAAAAGACCTCGCTCCGTTGGCGACAACACTTTCGATACACCAGCACCCCTTACGCGGCTTCTCGGTCCGATATctcacccaacaacaccgacgCAGCCATGAGTGACCAACCCTTCCCGACTGCCGCCTTCAAGCAGCAGTACCACGGCATTGAGGTCTCCTTCCCTGCAGGACAAGGCGACTTCCGCAGCGTGCGCAACTCGTGTGCAGCAGCATGCCGTGCATTCAACAGCACACCAGAGGATGCCGACGTAAAAATCCGCGGCGAGAAGTGGCTCGA CATTGTCAAGCCCAACCGTCCTAAGAAGGCGGATGGTACTTCGGCAGAGGAGGGCACCATGGTCACCCACGACcaggccatcaccaaccctaCCCTCAAGGCCACCATCCCATTTGTCAAGCCTCCTCTCTGGGTTGATTACGGTACTCGTCTCAAGGTGGCGAGCACCACCTTCATCAACCGCAACTGCGTGATCCTCGACACGCCCGTGGCTGACTTGATCATTGGGGAACGCTGCAACATTGGCACCAATTGCACCATTGTCTGCGTTGGTC ACCCAGTCAGCCTGGAAGGGCGAAGGACGACCAAGCTGAGCACCGGTGCTCCCGTCACGATTGGCAACGATGTTTGGATCGGCGCCAACGTCACCATCCT ACCGGGTGTCTCGATTGGAAACGGCGCAGTCATTGGCGCCGGCACGGTAGTAAACTGCAACATCCCACCCATGACCCTCGCCGTCGGGTCACCTGTCCGGCTGGTCAAGGCGCTGGCCCTCAACGAGGACAAGCCAGCCGTTTTGATCAAGACACTCGACGAGTCAAAGGAGCTGACCAACTCGTTACCCATGGAGCACTGGGACGGGACCGACGCTGCCTTTCGCGCCGCCCAGGCCGCGCAGCTCGCGCAAAAGAGCGACCGGCGGGGGGGCAGCGAGCACCAGCgcgtggaggagcagcagcgggagcGGCTCAGAAAGTCGGAGATTGTCGTCATTGCGGCTGTCACGACGGTGGTGCTCgcgctgctgatgctgtttAGCTTGTTCTTCTTTGCGGGGCTGTATCTGGGCGAGAGCAGGGGCTGTTTGAGGAGCTCCGATCTTTGA
- a CDS encoding hypothetical protein (COG:G; EggNog:ENOG503NWRX) — MPRSEIPIPNPPALPSSLPDSILHDLSVTLPPKPLPPTDLASLKAFQRAANYLAASMIFLRSNTLLQNPLSHNDIKPRLLGHWGTCPGLVLVYSHLNLLLRNNPDLEMIFVIGPGHGAPAALAALWLEGSLERFYPGEYDLTESGFHNLVTRFSVPGGFPSHINAETPGAIHEGGELGYALGAAFGAVMDKPDLVVTVVVGDGEAETGPTATAWHAIKFLDPKESGAVIPILHVNGFKISERTIFGCMDDKEIVALFSGYGYQVLVVEDLERVDEELQGGLDWALGEIRKIQKAAREGRAVIKPRWPMIVLRTPKGWTGPKEVDGKIIEGSFHSHQVPLPKAGEEDGQLGELGKWLESYRIGELVKDGRPTEEVTRILPRERERRLGQNRLTYDAYEGLKRVDWREFTVEKGTDQSCMKVTGKFLDRVFRENPKSIRLFSPDELESNKLDAILDHTQRNFQWDEYSRGNGGRVIEVLSEHDCQAFMQGYTLTGRTAIFPSYESFLGIVHTMMVQYSKFVKIAREVPWRGDLASINYIETSTWARQEHNGFSHQNPSFIGAVLNLKAEAARVYLPPDANCFLSTVHHCLGSRNYTNLIIGSKQPTAVYLSAEEAAEHCRRGASIWQFASTPLEPNEEPDVVLVGIGVEVTFEVVKAAELLREICPALKVRVVNVTDLMILAPVSRHPHALSKERFLELFTRERPVLFNYHGMRVEGYREEGTTTTPFDMMLLNGVSRFDVARWAVVEGVREGDNREEVLGEIEKRVGEVRGFVEGEGKDPDDMYEVAKFE; from the exons atgcCCCGATCCGaaatccccatccccaacccccccgccctcccctcctccctcccagacAGCATCCTCCACGACCTATCTgtcaccctccctcccaaacccctcccccccaccgacctcgcctccctcaaaGCCTTCCAGCGAGCAGCAAACTACCTCGCCGCATCCATGATCTTCCTCCGCTCCAACACTCTGCTGcaaaaccccctctcccacaacgACATCAAGCCCCGTCTCCTCGGGCACTGGGGCACCTGCCCTGGCCTCGTCCTTGTGTATTcccacctcaaccttctTTTGCGAAACAACCCCGACCTAGAAATGATTTTCGTCATCGGTCCCGGTCACGGCGCTCCCGCTGCGCTGGCTGCTTTATGGCTTGAGGGGTCGCTGGAGAGGTTTTACCCCGGGGAGTATGATCTCACGGAAAGCGGGTTTCATAACCTGGTGACGAGATTTTCTGTGCCGGGGGGGTTTCCCAGTCATATCAATGCCGAGACTCCGGGTGCTATTcatgaggggggggagttggggtaTGCGCTGGGGGCGGCGTTTGGTGCTGTCATGGACAAGCCTGATTTGGTCGTCACGGTagtggttggtgatggagaagcGGAGACGGGACCGACGGCTACGGCCTGGCATGCGATCAAATTCTTGGACCCGAAGGAGTCGGGGGCGGTGATCCCGATACTGCATGTCAACGGGTTCAAGATTAGCGAGAGGACTATTTTTGGGTGTATGGATGACAAGGAGATTGTGGCTTTGTTTAGTGGGTATGGGTATcaggttttggtggtggaggatttggaacgggtggatgaggagttgcagggggggttggactGGGCTTTGGGGGAGATCAGGAAGATAcagaaggcggcgagggaggggagggcagTGATTAAGCCGAGGTGGCCGATGATTGTGCTGAGGACGCCGAAGGGTTGGACGGggccgaaggaggtggatgggaagaTTATTGAGGGGAGTTTTCACTCGCATCAGGTGCCGCTTCCcaaggcgggggaggaggatggacagctgggggagttggggaagtGGCTTGAGAGTTATCGGATTGGGGAGCTGGTTAAGGACGGAAGGCCGACGGAGGAGGTGACGAGGATTTTAccgcgggagagggagaggaggttggggcAGAATAGGCTGACGTATGATGCCTatgaggggttgaagagggttGATTGGAGGGAGTTTacggtggagaaggggactGATCAGAGCTGCATGAAGGTTACGGGCAAGTTTTTGGACAGGGTGTTTCGGGAGAATCCGAAGAGCATAAGGTTGTTTTCGccggatgagctggagagcAACAAGCTGGATGCGATACTGGATCACACGCAGAGGAACTTTCAGTGGGATGAGTATTCGAGGGGGAacggggggagggtgatcGAGGTGCTGTCGGAGCATGACTGCCAGGCTTTCATGCAGGGGTATACTCTGACTGGGAGGACTGCCATCTTTCCTAGTTATGAGTCTTTTTTGGGTATTGTCCACACCATGATGGTGCAGTACTCCAAGTTTGTCAAGATCGCCCGGGAAGTTCCCTGGAGGGGGGATTTGGCGTCGATCAACTACATTGAAACCAGCACTTGGGCTCGGCAGGAGCACAATGGGTTTTCTCATCAGAACCCTAGCTTCATTGGTGCGGTTCTTAACCTCAAGGCTGAGGCTGCGAGGGTTTATCTTCCTCCCGACGCCAATTGTTTTTTGTCGACTGTTCACCACTGCCTCGGGTCAAGGAATTATACGAATCTCATCATCGGGTCCAAGCAGCCTACTGCTGTGTACCTTTCTGCAGAAGAAGCGGCCGAACACTGCAGGCGAGGCGCGAGCATCTGGCAGTTTGCCTCGACCCCTCTCGAGCCGAACGAGGAGCCGGATGTTGTCTTGGTGGGCATCGGGGTGGAGGTCACgtttgaggttgtcaaggcgGCGGAACTGCTCCGGGAGATTTGTCCGGCGCTGAAGGTCAGAGTGGTGAATGTTACTGACCTTATGATTCTTGCTCCCGTGAGCAGGCACCCTCATGCCTTGAGCAAGGAGAGGTTTTTGGAGTTGTTTACGCGGGAGAGGCCGGTGTTGTTTAATTATCATGG gatgagggttgaggggtatagggaggaggggacgacgacgacgccgtTTGATatgatgttgttgaatgGGGTCAGTAGGTTTGATGTTGCTaggtgggcggtggtggagggggtgagggagggggataacagggaggaggtgttgggggagattgagaagagggttggggaggtgagggggtttgttgagggggaggggaaggatcCGGATGATATGTATGAGGTTGCCAAGTTTGAGTAG
- a CDS encoding hypothetical protein (EggNog:ENOG503P2NJ; COG:S): protein MSNSSNPNPSSSSSSLLTPSPSSPAGTPTPFGSNVPTPHGGQNVPPQPPAPVPTIVTHRQQQPPVGLTYTGRRTHKKSRTGCAICKARKIKCDERHPSCLNCISHGVECPFLTAPPGTATPITLGIPNRTSGARHAAKTATRASRSPSSPSGPYPHSQSVESDVLPLLELELLHNFTSRTYLTLASDAGVREFWRVDVVDAALKCDFIMRAVLAISSLHLAYHQESSERRDFYTAQGMVLHQKASREAMKYLSDDGQHHLLRVDKDAAARLFLFSMLTIYFALASPRRPHSEGGSFFINETSSFPEWTFLVTGAKSLSSVLGPRGHETMLAPFLAYGGQRWRTHRAKMQESQMGEAWGPLSALRQNILGSMQKQEGQEGAQERLATYIHALDELELSLVIITREQNGEGAEEEKDVLDAMLWLWEVSDSLVPLLKIPTPEAVAIFAHFCILWKHHERTWWLQGWGDHLVERAHEILDEEHREWIEWPMRVVGLGLGR, encoded by the exons AtgtccaactcctccaacccgaacccgagcagcagcagcagcagcttgttGACACCcagtccctcctccccagccggGACCCCCACACCCTTCGGATCCAACGTTCCGACACCACATGGTGGCCAGAACGtgccaccacaaccaccggCTCCCGTCCCCACCATCGTGACCCatcgacagcagcagccaccgGTGGGCTTGACGTACACGGGCCGAAGGACGCACAAAAAGAGCCGCACCGGTTGTGCCATCTGCAAGGCACGCAAGATCAAG TGTGACGAACGCCACCCGTCATGTCTCAACTGCATCTCGCACGGGGTCGAGTGCCCTTTTCTTACCGCTCCGCCGGGGACCGCCACTCCAATCACGCTTGGGATTCCTAACAGAACCAGTGGTGCGAGGCATGCTGCCAAAACTGCCACGAGAGCGTCCCGCTCGCCGTCGTCGCCTTCGGGTCCGTATCCTCACTCTCAGTCGGTCGAGTCGGATGTTTTGCCGctgttggagctggagctaCTGCACAACTTTACCTCGAGGACATATCTCACCCTGGCGTCTGACGCTGGCGTGCGGGAGTTTTGGcgggtggatgtggtggacgCGGCGCTAAAGTGTGATTTCATCATGAGGGCTGTGCTGGCGATTAGTTCGTTGCATCTTGCTTACCATCAGGAGAGctcggagaggagggatttTTATACCGCGCAGGGGATGGTGCTGCATCAGAAGGCGAGCAGGGAGGCGATGAAGTATTTGAGTGATGACGGGCAGCATCATCTGCTGCGGGTGGACAAGGATGCGGCTGCgaggttgtttttgtttagCATGTTGACGATATATTTTG CATTGGCAAGTCCGAGGAGGCCTCACTCAGAGGGGGGGTCCTTTTTCATCAACGAAACATCGTCTTTTCCAGAGTGGACGTTTCTTGTTACGGGCGCCAAATCACTGAGCAGTGTCCTCGGGCCGAGAGGCCACGAGACAATGCTAGCGCCGTTTCTCGCGTATGGAGGGCAGAGGTGGAGGACGCACAGAGCAAAGATGCAAGAGAGCCAGATGGGGGAGGCGTGGGGGCCGCTGTCTGCTCTGAGACAAAATATCCTGGGTAGCATGCAGAAACAAGAAGGCCAGGAGGGTGCCCAAGAGCGGCTGGCTACGTATATACACGCtcttgatgagctggagtTATCGTTGGTGATCATCACGCGAGAACAGAATGGAGaaggggcggaggaggaaaaggatgtGTTGGATGCTatgctgtggttgtgggaGGTGTCAGACTCGCTTGTGCCGCTGCTCAAGATACCCACACCGGAAGCGGTGGCCATCTTTGCGCATTTTTGCATACTGTGGAAACATCATGAGAGGACGTGGTGGCTTCAGGGATGGGGGGACCacttggtggagagggcgcATGAGATCTTGGATGAGGAGCACAGGGAGTGGATCGAGTGGCCTATGAGGGTTGTTGGGCTTGGTTTGGGGCGATAG
- a CDS encoding hypothetical protein (EggNog:ENOG503P0AE; COG:S), protein MTDTDLTTLPPNFYPTYETCPSISPLCPVKATTLGYSPNLPVNVFLAVGFGLFGIITLLTGLWKKTWGFSTTVAAGCILECVGYIGRVLLSENAWNADAFKMQIVAIVLGPTLVCVGLYLTLRHIVISLNPEMSRIAPRLYPIFFVPADVSCLVIQAIGGGVAAAAGRDNYDILKHGNRIIMAGIVLQVLVLGAFGGLAGDYLVRVRKGFKQNPGMEGSALWKDGKFRGFLWAMGGAYAALLIRCVYRIAEMAGGWGNHIMQHESSFVVLESFMVLIACGLLACAAPGLLFPEMSHDQRVKNMGKGRQQGGVDVESGAGEKTAGTGASASPSDTERRPGTGEGI, encoded by the coding sequence ATGACTGACaccgacctcaccaccctccccccgaACTTCTACCCCACCTACGAAacctgcccctccatctctcccCTCTGCCCCGTGAAGGCCACAACCCTAGGCTactcccccaacctccccgtcaacgtcttcctcgccgtcggCTTCGGTCTTTTCGggatcatcaccctcctcaccggcctctGGAAAAAAACATGGggcttctccaccaccgtaGCAGCAGGTTGCATCCTCGAATGTGTAGGCTACATCGGTCGCGTCCTCCTCAGCGAAAACGCCTGGAACGCCGACGCGTTCAAGATGCAGATTGTGGCTATTGTTCTTGGCCCAACGCTGGTGTGCGTCGGGTTGTATCTCACGTTACGACACATCGTCATCAGCTTGAACCCGGAGATGTCGAGGATCGCACCGAGACTGTACCCGATATTCTTTGTGCCCGCGGATGTGAGCTGCTTGGTGATTCAGGCcattggggggggggttgcggccgcggcggggagggataATTATGATATTTTGAAGCACGGGAATCGGATCATCATGGCGGGGATCGTGCTTCAGGTTTTGGTTCTGGGGGCGTTTGGTGGGCTGGCGGGGGATTACCTAGTCCGGGTGAGGAAGGGTTTTAAGCAAAACCCTGGGATGGAAGGGAGCGCGCTGTGGAAGGATGGGAAGTTTAGGGGGTTCTTGTGGGCGATGGGGGGCGCGTATGCTGCGCTGTTGATTAGGTGTGTCTATCGGATTGCTGAGATggcgggtgggtgggggaATCATATCATGCAGCATGAGTCGAGctttgtggtgttggagagcTTTATGGTGTTGATTGCGTGCGGGTTGTTGGCTTGTGCCGCGCCTGGGCTTTTGTTCCCTGAGATGTCGCATGACCAGAGGGTGAAGAATATGGGCAAGGGGAGGCAGCAGGGGGGTGTGGATGTGGAGAGCGGTGCGGGAGAGAAGACTGCAGGTACtggtgccagtgccagtccTTCTGATACGGAGAGGCGGCCGGGGACTGGGGAGGGAAtctga
- a CDS encoding hypothetical protein (COG:G; CAZy:GT31; EggNog:ENOG503Q4NP), whose protein sequence is MAVNRAWAAEGLRSFSNRPRPVPTRFWVISLASIFVLALLFVGHTSDSLPSIPGLNKEPEKAQPPPPTPESNDPPKGPAKNYDPEEFDLDENGLKMWAPPHMDALVHGVHASDGVKRKPTYPLDPFPQTPMTSPVQDNRPRPWLGAVICSAWDIKRRMLIRYTWMKMFKDVPMDQRFVISNPGPDWRAVIQQENATFGDMIVLDHLHEDDFTANTVKTVEFYRWLSDKSPVKYEFVSKMDTDLWVNARAYWDRQLLPRLDVVKSADGNTVTGYKANVNHTTIGQFYYDNYHRTAFPHGAIYTVTWDIVNLLPKLQDKHHIIAGEDVTMAWLLIKGHQKVTMAILTQEEKFEFDHKDTRPGERTPWARKGTDVTSSWHAMYGSKILAIHQLKKDDDWLMVAECFDERGIKEMPPYPEKEPEDKGEKPGYPRPFWTQIPNDFWETDVDGTLLCNGIWKLEPGVGRDMKKKPEGE, encoded by the coding sequence ATGGCTGTCAACCGGGCCTGGGCCGCCGAGGGCTTACGGTCTTTTTCCAACCGTCCACGTCCTGTACCGACTAGGTTTTGGGTTATCAGTTTGGCTAGCATCTTCGTTCTCGCGTTGCTCTTCGTCGGCCACACATCTGACAGCTTGCCGTCAATTCCTGGCTTGAACAAGGAGCCTGAGAAAGctcaaccaccgccgccaacgCCCGAGTCCAACGACCCACCAAAGGGACCAGCAAAGAACTACGACCCTGAAGAATTCGACCTTGATGAAAACGGGCTGAAGATGTGGGCACCCCCACACATGGACGCCCTCGTCCACGGAGTCCACGCCTCTGACGGCGTCAAGAGAAAGCCAACATACCCCCtcgaccccttcccccaaacaCCAATGACCTCACCGGTGCAAGACAACCGTCCCCGCCCCTGGCTCGGAGCCGTCATCTGCTCCGCCTGGGACATCAAACGCCGCATGCTGATCCGCTACACCTGGATGAAGATGTTCAAAGACGTGCCCATGGACCAACGCTTCGTCATCTCCAACCCCGGCCCGGACTGGCGAGCCGTCATCCAGCAGGAAAACGCCACGTTTGGCGACATGATTGTGTTGGACCACCTCCACGAAGACGACTTCACCGCCAACACGGTGAAAACCGTAGAGTTCTACCGGTGGCTGTCGGATAAGTCCCCGGTGAAGTACGAGTTTGTCTCCAAAATGGACACTGACCTCTGGGTCAACGCTCGTGCGTATTGGGACCGGCAGCTCCTCCCTAGATTGGACGTCGTCAAATCTGCCGATGGCAACACAGTCACGGGTTATAAAGCAAAcgtcaaccacaccaccatcgggCAGTTTTATTATGACAATTACCACCGCACGGCGTTTCCTCATGGGGCGATTTACACTGTTACTTGGGATATTGTTAACTTGCTGCCTAAACTGCAAGATAAACACCACATTATCGCCGGGGAGGACGTCACCATGGCTTGGCTGCTTATCAAGGGTCATCAAAAAGTCACCATGGCCATTCTGACGCAGGAAGAGAAATTCGAATTCGACCACAAGGACACCCGGCCAGGGGAGAGGACTCCctgggcgaggaaggggacggATGTTACTTCTAGCTGGCATGCTATGTACGGGAGTAAGATCTTGGCCATTCaccagctcaagaaggaTGATGACTGGCTCATGGTGGCGGAGTGTTTTGACGAGAGGGGGATCAAGGAGATGCCGCCTTATCCCGAGAAGGAGCCCGAGGATAAGGGGGAGAAGCCGGGGTATCCGAGGCCGTTTTGGACGCAGATCCCGAATGACTTTTGGGAGACGGATGTGGATGGGACGTTGCTTTGTAATGGGATTTGGAAGTTGGagccgggggtggggagggatatGAAGAAGAAACCCGAGGGGGAATGA